In Streptomyces canus, one DNA window encodes the following:
- a CDS encoding DUF389 domain-containing protein: MLHLRLITPAEKTDDVVHLIEETVGTTHLVVMPGAARNPAGDVVMCDVAREAGDELIGALRKLDLDKSGSIAVENIDLSLSERADKAEDDAPGEGADAVLWEHLTDATHEESTLSVTYLAFITLATMIAACGVVLDNAILIVGAMAVGPEFGPLAAFSTSIVQRQPRLAARSVIALLVGFAAAMAVTVGFTWFMDALDLFHKSDLEGDRPNTAFVYAPDAFSFVVAVLAGIAGTLSLTSAKSGALVGVAISVTTIPAAANAAIALAYGDMGQTVGSTNQLLLNLGGIVLAGTLTLLFQKWLWKRS, encoded by the coding sequence ATGCTGCATCTGCGCCTGATCACCCCGGCCGAGAAGACCGACGACGTGGTCCACCTGATCGAGGAGACGGTCGGTACCACGCACCTCGTCGTGATGCCGGGCGCCGCCCGCAACCCGGCCGGCGACGTCGTGATGTGCGACGTGGCACGCGAGGCGGGTGACGAACTCATCGGCGCCCTGCGGAAGTTGGACCTCGACAAGAGCGGCTCGATCGCCGTCGAGAACATCGACCTGTCGCTCTCCGAGCGCGCGGACAAGGCCGAGGACGACGCGCCGGGCGAGGGTGCGGACGCGGTGCTCTGGGAGCATCTGACGGACGCGACGCACGAGGAGTCGACGCTCTCCGTCACCTACCTCGCCTTCATCACGCTGGCCACGATGATCGCGGCCTGCGGTGTGGTGCTGGACAACGCGATCCTGATCGTGGGCGCGATGGCGGTGGGCCCGGAGTTCGGCCCCCTGGCCGCGTTCAGCACGTCGATCGTCCAGCGCCAACCGCGTCTGGCGGCCCGCTCGGTGATCGCGCTGTTGGTGGGGTTCGCGGCGGCGATGGCGGTGACGGTCGGCTTCACCTGGTTCATGGACGCCCTGGACCTCTTCCACAAGTCCGACCTGGAGGGCGACCGCCCCAACACCGCCTTCGTCTACGCCCCCGACGCCTTCTCGTTCGTGGTGGCGGTCCTGGCGGGTATCGCCGGCACCCTCAGCCTGACCTCGGCGAAGTCGGGGGCCCTGGTGGGCGTGGCCATCTCGGTCACCACGATCCCGGCAGCGGCCAACGCGGCGATCGCCCTGGCCTACGGCGACATGGGGCAGACGGTCGGCTCCACGAACCAACTCCTGCTGAACCTGGGGGGCATCGTTCTGGCAGGCACTCTTACGTTGCTTTTCCAGAAGTGGCTCTGGAAACGTAGTTAG
- the glmM gene encoding phosphoglucosamine mutase: MGRLFGTDGVRGVANADLTAEMALGLSVAAAHVLAEAGTFQGHRPTAVVGRDPRASGEFLEAAVVAGLASAGVDVLKVGVLPTPAVAYLTGVLGADLGVMLSASHNAMPDNGIKFLARGGHKLDDELEERIEAVYEEHKRGEPWERPTGGGVGRVREYTEGFDKYVAHLIAVLPNRLDGLKIVLDEAHGAAARVSPEAFSRAGAEVITIGAQPDGLNINDGCGSTHLGLLKAAVVEHGANFGIAHDGDADRCLAVDHTGEEVDGDQIMAVLALAMRDRSALRSDTVVATVMSNLGFKLALEREGLRLVQTAVGDRYVLEEMKAHGYALGGEQSGHVIILDHATTGDGTLTGLMLAARVAESGRSLKELASVMERLPQVLINVPDVDRSKVSTSGELAAAVAEAERELGATGRVLLRPSGTEQLVRVMVEAADIDQARSVAGRLADAVKSALG, translated from the coding sequence GTGGGACGACTCTTCGGCACGGACGGCGTGCGCGGTGTCGCCAACGCGGATCTGACGGCCGAGATGGCGCTCGGTCTGTCGGTCGCGGCGGCGCACGTGCTGGCCGAGGCGGGTACGTTCCAGGGCCACCGGCCGACGGCGGTGGTCGGACGGGATCCGCGCGCGTCCGGGGAGTTCCTGGAGGCCGCCGTGGTCGCGGGCCTCGCGAGCGCCGGCGTGGACGTGCTGAAGGTCGGTGTGCTGCCCACGCCCGCGGTGGCGTATCTCACGGGTGTGCTCGGCGCCGACCTCGGCGTCATGCTCTCCGCCAGCCACAACGCCATGCCCGACAACGGCATCAAGTTCCTCGCGCGCGGCGGGCACAAGCTCGACGACGAGCTGGAGGAGCGCATCGAGGCCGTCTACGAGGAGCACAAGCGCGGTGAGCCCTGGGAGCGGCCGACCGGCGGCGGTGTCGGCCGGGTCCGCGAGTACACCGAGGGCTTCGACAAGTACGTGGCCCATCTGATCGCCGTACTGCCGAACCGGCTCGACGGACTGAAGATCGTCCTCGACGAGGCGCACGGCGCTGCCGCCCGGGTGTCGCCGGAGGCGTTCTCGCGGGCCGGCGCCGAGGTGATCACCATCGGTGCCCAGCCGGACGGGCTCAACATCAACGACGGGTGCGGCTCCACGCATCTCGGACTGCTGAAGGCCGCCGTCGTCGAGCACGGGGCGAACTTCGGCATCGCGCACGACGGGGACGCGGACCGGTGCCTCGCCGTCGACCACACCGGTGAGGAGGTGGACGGCGACCAGATCATGGCCGTGCTCGCGCTCGCGATGAGGGATCGGTCGGCGCTGCGGTCCGACACCGTCGTCGCGACGGTCATGTCGAACCTGGGGTTCAAACTGGCGCTGGAGCGCGAGGGGCTCCGGCTCGTCCAGACCGCTGTGGGGGACCGGTATGTGCTCGAGGAGATGAAGGCGCACGGGTACGCCCTCGGGGGTGAGCAGTCCGGGCACGTCATCATCCTGGATCACGCCACGACCGGGGACGGGACGTTGACCGGGCTGATGCTGGCGGCTCGCGTCGCGGAGAGCGGGCGGTCGCTGAAGGAACTGGCTTCCGTGATGGAGCGGCTGCCGCAGGTGCTGATCAATGTGCCTGACGTGGACCGGTCGAAGGTTTCGACGTCCGGGGAGCTGGCGGCCGCGGTGGCCGAGGCCGAGCGTGAACTCGGGGCCACCGGGCGGGTGTTGTTGCGGCCGTCGGGGACCGAGCAGCTGGTGCGGGTGATGGTCGAGGCGGCTGATATTGATCAGGCGAGGTCTGTTGCCGGGCGGCTCGCCGATGCGGTGAAGTCGGCGCTCGGCTGA
- the rpsI gene encoding 30S ribosomal protein S9, whose amino-acid sequence MAETTVEQPVEETETELVDIDSYTTESEVPVEGEYTSESMASRFGDPQPAAGLGRRKNAIARVRIVPGTGKWKINGRTLEDYFPNKVHQQEVNEPFKVLELEGRYDIIARIAGGGVSGQAGALRLGVARALNEADVDNNRGALKKAGFLRRDDRAVERKKAGLKKARKAPQYSKR is encoded by the coding sequence GTGGCCGAGACCACTGTTGAGCAGCCGGTCGAAGAGACCGAGACCGAGCTCGTCGACATCGACAGCTACACCACCGAGTCCGAGGTCCCCGTCGAGGGCGAGTACACCTCGGAGTCCATGGCGTCCCGCTTCGGCGACCCGCAGCCGGCCGCCGGCCTGGGCCGTCGCAAGAACGCCATCGCCCGCGTCCGGATCGTCCCGGGCACCGGCAAGTGGAAGATCAACGGTCGCACCCTTGAGGACTACTTCCCCAACAAGGTGCACCAGCAGGAAGTCAACGAGCCCTTCAAGGTGCTCGAGCTCGAGGGCCGCTACGACATCATCGCCCGCATCGCGGGTGGCGGCGTCTCCGGTCAGGCCGGTGCGCTCCGTCTCGGTGTCGCCCGCGCGCTGAACGAGGCCGACGTGGACAACAACCGCGGCGCCCTCAAGAAGGCCGGCTTCCTCCGCCGCGACGACCGTGCGGTCGAGCGCAAGAAGGCCGGTCTCAAGAAGGCCCGCAAGGCCCCGCAGTACAGCAAGCGTTAA
- the rplM gene encoding 50S ribosomal protein L13, with the protein MRTYSPKPGDVTRQWHVIDAQDIVLGRLATTAANLLRGKHKPTYAPHMDMGDFVIIINADKVHLSGNKKTQKLAYRHSGYPGGLRSVRYDELLAKNPEKAVEKAIKGMIPKNSLGRQMISKLKVYSGDQHPHAAQQPVPFEITQVAQ; encoded by the coding sequence GTGCGTACGTACAGCCCCAAGCCCGGCGATGTGACTCGCCAGTGGCACGTCATTGACGCTCAGGACATCGTCCTGGGCCGTCTGGCTACCACCGCTGCGAACCTCCTCCGTGGCAAGCACAAGCCGACCTATGCCCCGCACATGGACATGGGCGACTTCGTCATCATCATCAACGCCGACAAGGTTCACCTGTCCGGCAACAAGAAGACCCAGAAGCTGGCGTACCGCCACTCCGGCTACCCGGGTGGTCTGCGCTCCGTCCGCTACGACGAGCTGCTGGCGAAGAACCCCGAGAAGGCCGTCGAGAAGGCCATCAAGGGCATGATCCCCAAGAACTCCCTGGGCCGTCAGATGATCAGCAAGCTGAAGGTCTACTCGGGCGACCAGCACCCGCACGCTGCCCAGCAGCCGGTGCCGTTCGAGATCACCCAGGTCGCGCAGTAG
- a CDS encoding glycosyl hydrolase — MRGRVRVIGAAAGAALLAPLGVWAWSEHSAQGPRLVPTDLHERDPEAAPAARRVYATLARLENDARRGRPSRTVLGQHVELHNERYNKVYGDFRGLKQPGYYYRKARDITGKLPGFVEVDLGPGYGQPGWAVGTARSYSRAWPACRPSWGYVEDAVDLAVGVWAGLPRAADGSYRTSGRHTECATGTEVSLPHNGGAPAGMVGFSFHQPYPGSPVKGYAQTLHRNSPGAKDRDWFGRVVTEGTTEHRDLLHDLAFLADHLGYLAGRGVPVLLRPYHEMNTAPGQGFWWAGQDPAAFHRLWRLTYDYLVNRRGLHHLIFVWSPNSWNGPYGRDPRPYYPGGGYVDVVGVDDYSDTPAEPFGQGAWTEVWYRGLEEYRRPRIVAESFHVPLNAHQPRTLSRTPWVLWTVWGQALTYDNVSEPRGKNTAADVKRTYESPRVITGGRLV; from the coding sequence ATGCGAGGGCGGGTCAGAGTCATAGGGGCCGCGGCAGGGGCGGCACTGCTGGCCCCGCTGGGGGTGTGGGCCTGGTCCGAGCACAGCGCGCAGGGGCCCCGGCTCGTCCCCACCGACCTGCACGAGCGGGACCCCGAGGCGGCCCCCGCGGCCCGCCGGGTCTACGCGACGCTGGCCCGCCTGGAGAACGACGCGCGCCGGGGCCGCCCGTCCCGCACGGTGCTCGGCCAGCACGTGGAGCTGCACAACGAGCGGTACAACAAGGTGTACGGCGATTTCCGGGGCCTCAAGCAGCCCGGCTACTACTACCGCAAGGCCCGGGACATCACCGGGAAGCTGCCCGGCTTCGTGGAGGTGGACCTCGGGCCCGGCTACGGGCAACCGGGCTGGGCCGTGGGGACCGCCCGCTCGTACTCCAGGGCCTGGCCGGCCTGCCGCCCCTCCTGGGGGTACGTCGAGGACGCCGTGGACCTCGCCGTCGGGGTGTGGGCGGGGCTGCCCCGGGCGGCCGACGGCTCGTACCGCACCTCGGGCAGACACACGGAGTGCGCGACCGGCACCGAGGTCTCCCTCCCGCACAACGGGGGCGCACCCGCGGGCATGGTCGGCTTCTCCTTCCACCAGCCCTACCCCGGCAGCCCGGTCAAGGGCTACGCGCAGACCCTGCACCGGAACTCCCCCGGCGCGAAGGACCGCGACTGGTTCGGCCGGGTGGTCACCGAGGGCACCACCGAACACCGGGACCTGCTGCACGACCTGGCCTTTCTCGCGGACCACCTCGGCTACCTCGCCGGCCGCGGGGTGCCGGTGCTGCTGCGGCCGTACCACGAGATGAACACCGCGCCGGGCCAAGGTTTCTGGTGGGCGGGGCAGGACCCGGCCGCGTTCCACAGGCTGTGGCGGCTGACGTACGACTACCTCGTGAACCGTCGCGGCCTGCACCATCTGATCTTCGTCTGGTCGCCCAACTCCTGGAACGGCCCCTACGGCCGCGACCCCCGGCCGTACTACCCCGGCGGCGGTTACGTCGACGTCGTCGGAGTCGACGACTACAGCGACACCCCGGCCGAGCCTTTCGGCCAGGGCGCCTGGACCGAGGTCTGGTACCGGGGCCTGGAGGAGTACCGCAGGCCGCGCATCGTGGCCGAGTCCTTCCACGTACCGCTCAACGCCCACCAGCCCCGGACGCTGTCCCGGACACCATGGGTCCTGTGGACGGTGTGGGGCCAGGCACTGACGTACGACAACGTCTCGGAGCCGCGCGGGAAGAACACCGCGGCCGACGTGAAACGGACCTATGAGTCACCCAGGGTGATCACCGGCGGACGCCTGGTGTAG
- a CDS encoding glycosyltransferase family 2 protein, giving the protein MASTAVEGGVPHSRHHQKLAKRTAAWKPGILPFLLPFILLVVFGLWSYRPSSSVLSWALSVVWTLPVVGVLVGIQGALLIRRRVRKSDRMIPPAPAEEDFLIVLCPTIGRNDTYPALERSILSYVEHLPEWFPYLRVDILTEEGCEAAADIDRLADSHPLIRVITVPKDYVPANGTRFKARANHYAHELRIAEGEALDYVWVLHMDDDTGVGPDTASSLAQFINRQRRAHPDEAKHMAQGILTYPRENAVNMFTWLADAVRPADDIARFRALTGMGTPAAGVHGELLVLRASIEATIGWDFGPKEIVEDARLALTFCRKYPGRSDWFNGRCYGASPATASDFIKQRDRWAWGLVALCFNKAVPWRYRWFLSICVTTWILGPLQHIGAVLLIGWLFNDMNTSPVTQSITILWAFNFAYVIWTYWEGLRLNALASLSGRRKWWEPIVVVVCIPVFSVLEGLGGFKGFLRFVRREENKFVVIAKPA; this is encoded by the coding sequence ATGGCATCGACAGCCGTCGAGGGGGGTGTGCCGCATTCCCGGCACCATCAGAAACTCGCGAAACGCACCGCCGCGTGGAAGCCGGGAATCCTCCCGTTCCTGCTGCCTTTCATCCTGTTGGTCGTGTTCGGACTGTGGAGCTACCGCCCCAGTTCGTCCGTGCTGAGCTGGGCGCTCTCCGTCGTCTGGACGCTGCCGGTGGTCGGCGTTCTGGTCGGCATCCAGGGTGCGCTGCTGATCCGCCGCCGGGTCCGCAAGAGCGACCGGATGATCCCTCCCGCACCGGCCGAGGAGGACTTCCTGATCGTCCTCTGCCCGACCATCGGGCGGAACGACACCTACCCGGCCCTGGAGCGCTCGATCCTCTCGTACGTCGAGCATCTGCCCGAGTGGTTTCCGTACCTGCGCGTCGACATCCTCACCGAGGAGGGCTGCGAGGCGGCGGCGGACATCGACCGGCTGGCCGACTCCCACCCGCTGATCAGGGTGATCACCGTGCCCAAGGACTACGTCCCGGCCAACGGCACCCGCTTCAAGGCCCGCGCCAACCACTACGCCCACGAGCTGCGCATCGCGGAGGGCGAGGCCCTCGACTACGTCTGGGTACTGCACATGGACGACGACACCGGTGTCGGGCCCGACACGGCGTCCTCGCTCGCCCAGTTCATCAACCGTCAGCGCCGCGCCCACCCCGACGAGGCCAAGCACATGGCCCAGGGGATCCTCACCTACCCCCGTGAGAACGCGGTCAACATGTTCACGTGGCTCGCCGACGCGGTGCGCCCCGCCGACGACATCGCCCGCTTCCGCGCCCTGACCGGCATGGGCACCCCGGCCGCCGGCGTGCACGGCGAGCTGCTGGTGCTACGCGCATCGATCGAGGCCACGATCGGCTGGGACTTCGGCCCCAAGGAGATCGTCGAGGACGCCCGCCTCGCCCTGACGTTCTGCCGCAAGTACCCGGGCAGGAGCGACTGGTTCAACGGGCGCTGCTACGGCGCCTCCCCCGCCACCGCGTCCGACTTCATCAAGCAGCGCGACCGGTGGGCCTGGGGTCTGGTGGCCCTCTGCTTCAACAAGGCCGTGCCCTGGCGCTACCGCTGGTTCCTGTCGATCTGCGTGACCACCTGGATCCTCGGCCCGCTCCAGCACATCGGCGCCGTGCTGCTCATCGGCTGGCTCTTCAACGACATGAACACCTCGCCGGTGACCCAGTCCATCACCATCCTGTGGGCCTTCAACTTCGCCTACGTCATCTGGACCTACTGGGAGGGTCTGCGACTGAACGCGCTCGCGTCGCTCAGCGGCCGGCGCAAGTGGTGGGAGCCGATCGTGGTGGTCGTGTGCATCCCCGTCTTCTCGGTGCTGGAGGGTCTCGGCGGCTTCAAGGGCTTCCTGAGATTCGTCCGGCGCGAGGAGAACAAGTTCGTCGTGATCGCCAAGCCCGCCTGA
- a CDS encoding glycoside hydrolase family 113 — protein sequence MRSRLPLLAIFPVTVLSLVLGAPFVLGDHPVRWEAGSALPKVVIGDSETSATPSGKKPESSPSDSPSSSSSSTNALQVAKPWKKGMPQWGVQLYWEEETKKRSDTFIENQARKHAKYLIGLGANSVSLSFPYFIGGPTSDELSAGAKTPSPERLERVLKVFKDAGFRTTLRPILDEGNLKQNNGWRGNIEPASRSAWFASYKKLLTPYLKAAEETKTNTFVIGTELNSLEGDPGWDTLVAAAEKTFPGEVSYDANWDNYVTGRINMPVNHLGVDAYFPVKVPDTAPVSDLVKGWNTWLDKKATGPLPNILVSETGIGAMKGAYHAPGDFYARRALNPKVQANWYKAVCEVVQDRKMQGIYWWSLWFDDDPNTKPDDKVASRLDFAGRPLSEKAITSCFTSDYAGPGTETAS from the coding sequence ATGCGCTCACGACTGCCCCTGCTCGCGATCTTCCCTGTGACCGTTCTCAGCCTCGTGCTGGGCGCCCCGTTCGTCCTCGGCGACCACCCGGTGCGCTGGGAGGCGGGTTCGGCCCTGCCCAAGGTCGTCATCGGCGACTCGGAGACCTCTGCCACCCCGTCCGGGAAGAAGCCGGAATCCTCTCCGTCCGATTCCCCTTCCTCCTCTTCCTCCTCCACCAACGCCCTCCAGGTCGCCAAGCCCTGGAAGAAGGGCATGCCGCAGTGGGGCGTCCAGCTCTACTGGGAGGAGGAGACAAAGAAACGATCCGACACATTCATCGAGAACCAGGCCCGCAAGCACGCGAAGTACCTCATCGGGCTGGGCGCGAACTCGGTGTCGCTCTCGTTCCCCTACTTCATCGGGGGCCCCACCTCCGACGAACTGTCGGCCGGGGCCAAGACCCCGTCCCCCGAGCGCCTCGAGCGGGTGCTGAAGGTCTTCAAGGACGCCGGGTTCCGCACCACGCTCCGCCCGATCCTGGACGAGGGCAACCTGAAGCAGAACAACGGCTGGCGCGGCAACATCGAGCCCGCCTCACGCTCGGCCTGGTTCGCGTCGTACAAGAAGCTCCTCACGCCGTACCTCAAGGCCGCCGAGGAGACGAAGACGAACACCTTCGTGATCGGCACCGAACTCAACTCGCTGGAGGGAGACCCCGGCTGGGACACCCTGGTCGCCGCCGCCGAGAAGACCTTCCCGGGCGAGGTGTCCTACGACGCGAACTGGGACAACTACGTCACCGGCCGCATCAACATGCCGGTCAACCACCTGGGCGTCGACGCCTACTTCCCGGTCAAGGTGCCGGACACGGCCCCGGTCTCCGACCTGGTCAAGGGCTGGAACACCTGGCTGGACAAGAAGGCCACCGGCCCGCTCCCGAACATCCTCGTCTCCGAGACCGGCATCGGTGCCATGAAAGGCGCCTACCACGCGCCGGGTGACTTCTACGCCCGCCGGGCCCTCAACCCGAAGGTGCAGGCCAACTGGTACAAGGCGGTCTGCGAGGTCGTCCAGGACCGGAAGATGCAGGGCATCTACTGGTGGTCGCTCTGGTTCGACGACGACCCCAACACCAAGCCCGACGACAAGGTTGCCTCCCGGCTCGACTTCGCCGGACGCCCTCTCTCCGAAAAGGCGATCACGTCCTGTTTCACCTCTGACTACGCAGGACCCGGGACCGAGACCGCAAGCTGA
- a CDS encoding NDP-sugar synthase, with translation MQEAIILVGGKGTRLRPLTNHTPKPLLGVAGSSFIRHQIAKLTDAGVGHVVFATSYLAGLFEEEFKDFSQDLEISYAVEEVPLGTGGAIRNAARLLHGTSPDAPVLILNGDILSGVDLPALLERHEERAADVTLHLTRVPDPRAFGLVPTDASGRVLSFLEKPKTPEECVTDQINAGCYVFRRSVLDAIPADREVSVEQETFPQLVAAGRRVYGHTTEEYWRDLGTPLAFVHGSADLVTGRATSPLVGPPSEALIHPTAVVDPTSRVTGGSTIGPHAVIGPHVVVDRSIIGAGVAVAEDTRIHESVVDHDSTIGRASLLREVVVGCHAHIGADNELPAHLRLSCGIRIPAQGVRVSATAAACPTVH, from the coding sequence ATGCAGGAAGCCATCATTCTGGTGGGCGGCAAGGGAACCCGCCTGCGCCCCCTGACCAACCACACCCCGAAGCCGTTGCTCGGCGTCGCGGGCTCCTCCTTCATCCGGCACCAGATCGCCAAGCTGACGGACGCGGGCGTCGGGCACGTGGTCTTCGCGACCTCGTACCTCGCCGGCCTCTTCGAGGAGGAGTTCAAGGACTTCTCCCAGGACCTGGAGATCTCGTACGCCGTCGAGGAGGTGCCGCTCGGCACGGGCGGAGCGATCCGCAACGCGGCCCGTCTGCTCCACGGCACCTCGCCGGACGCGCCGGTGCTGATCCTCAACGGCGACATCCTCTCCGGCGTCGATCTGCCCGCCCTCCTGGAGCGCCACGAGGAGCGGGCGGCGGACGTGACCCTGCATCTCACCCGCGTCCCCGACCCACGCGCCTTCGGCCTGGTCCCCACCGACGCGTCAGGCCGGGTGCTCTCCTTCCTCGAGAAGCCGAAGACGCCCGAGGAGTGCGTCACCGACCAGATCAACGCCGGCTGCTACGTTTTCCGCCGCTCGGTCCTCGACGCCATACCGGCCGACCGCGAGGTCTCGGTCGAGCAGGAGACCTTCCCGCAGCTCGTCGCCGCGGGACGCCGGGTGTACGGCCACACGACCGAGGAGTACTGGCGTGACCTCGGCACCCCGCTCGCCTTCGTCCACGGCTCCGCCGATCTGGTCACCGGCCGCGCGACCTCGCCCCTGGTGGGTCCGCCGTCCGAGGCCCTGATCCACCCCACCGCTGTCGTGGACCCGACCTCCCGCGTCACGGGCGGCTCGACCATCGGCCCGCACGCCGTGATCGGCCCGCACGTGGTCGTCGACCGCTCCATCATCGGGGCCGGTGTCGCCGTGGCCGAGGACACCCGGATCCACGAGTCGGTGGTGGACCACGACTCCACGATCGGCAGGGCCTCGCTGCTGCGTGAAGTGGTCGTGGGATGCCACGCACACATCGGCGCGGACAACGAACTGCCCGCCCACCTGCGGCTCTCGTGCGGCATCCGCATTCCCGCCCAAGGGGTACGCGTCAGCGCTACGGCTGCCGCCTGCCCGACGGTCCACTGA
- a CDS encoding acyltransferase family protein, producing MTTDTRTRRRAPSAQTERLRQYRPDIQGLRAVAIMMVVSMHCGILDIHGGVDVSFVLSGFLIGGQLFAEIDKTGKVSLTKFWARRFRRLTPPMAVVIVGTAILAWLYGSPLRFRSYIEDGLSASLSFLNWRLVETGTDYFANDGTQSPYQHFWSLGIEEQFYLAAPIILVVMVWISRKIFRNRALVALFLMAAIAGSFSLGWSKTPENQPLAYFGTHTRIWEITCGVLLALAAPLVSRMNTGLAAVVSWLGLGTVLVTAMLISEDTPLPGYAVAGPVIGAVMVIAGGCADPRFGAERLLDNPVLDFVGNVSYGWYLTHWPLLVLWPSITDRDFTFEERMRVVVLSFLMAVALHYAVERRFKKNVSLVARPWKGVFTGGFTTAGTAGAMVLATLVPLHLATSSSSSTVAAGFTSEASVEESVHRTKLSTAVQATLQGAPKNMATHGCIDDFEVPKFVMRDSCVVGDPKGSKTLVLMGDSHAWQWNDVYDTIGKELDVRVVTMAKGGCSPQIYRIFNPQLKREYTECDSWRESAFAELEKIRPDVVVIADRARGEAKRDGAEASFKVLKKTGATLVYMTDTPEPGQNIPDCLATHIDNTTLCNRKEWQALEYTDVRAMEREVAEKYGADIIDTAPAFCAVDVCPAVIGDQVVYFDNSHITASYSKTLKPFLQPALEKILDEA from the coding sequence TTGACAACCGACACCCGCACCCGCCGTCGCGCACCGTCCGCGCAGACAGAGCGTCTTCGTCAGTACCGGCCGGATATCCAGGGCCTGCGTGCCGTGGCCATCATGATGGTCGTCAGCATGCACTGCGGCATCCTGGACATCCACGGCGGCGTGGACGTCAGCTTCGTGCTGAGCGGCTTCCTCATCGGCGGCCAGCTCTTTGCCGAGATCGACAAGACCGGCAAGGTCTCCCTGACGAAGTTCTGGGCGCGCCGCTTCCGGCGGCTGACCCCGCCCATGGCCGTCGTCATCGTCGGTACCGCGATCCTGGCCTGGCTGTACGGCAGCCCGCTCAGGTTCCGCTCCTACATCGAGGACGGCCTCAGCGCCTCCCTCAGCTTCCTGAACTGGCGCCTGGTCGAGACCGGCACCGACTACTTCGCCAACGACGGGACGCAGTCCCCGTACCAGCACTTCTGGTCGCTGGGCATCGAGGAGCAGTTCTACCTCGCCGCCCCGATCATCCTCGTCGTGATGGTCTGGATCAGCCGCAAGATCTTCCGCAACCGTGCTCTCGTCGCGCTGTTCCTGATGGCCGCCATCGCCGGATCGTTCTCTCTGGGCTGGTCGAAGACGCCCGAGAACCAGCCGCTCGCGTACTTCGGTACCCACACCCGGATCTGGGAGATCACCTGCGGCGTCCTGCTCGCCCTCGCCGCTCCGCTCGTCTCCCGCATGAACACCGGGCTGGCCGCGGTCGTCTCGTGGCTGGGGCTCGGCACCGTGCTCGTCACCGCGATGCTCATCTCCGAGGACACGCCGCTGCCCGGCTACGCGGTGGCCGGCCCGGTCATCGGCGCCGTCATGGTCATCGCCGGCGGCTGCGCCGATCCCCGGTTCGGCGCGGAGCGGCTGCTCGACAATCCCGTCCTCGACTTCGTCGGCAACGTCAGCTACGGCTGGTACCTGACCCACTGGCCGCTTCTGGTGCTCTGGCCGTCCATCACCGACCGGGATTTCACGTTCGAGGAGCGCATGCGCGTCGTCGTCCTCTCGTTCCTGATGGCCGTCGCCCTGCACTACGCCGTGGAGCGCAGGTTCAAGAAGAACGTGTCGCTGGTGGCCCGCCCCTGGAAGGGCGTCTTCACCGGCGGGTTCACCACCGCGGGCACGGCAGGGGCGATGGTCCTGGCCACGCTCGTCCCGCTGCACCTGGCGACGTCGTCCTCGTCCAGCACGGTCGCGGCCGGGTTCACCAGCGAGGCTTCGGTCGAGGAGTCCGTGCACCGCACAAAGCTGTCCACGGCCGTGCAGGCCACTCTGCAGGGCGCGCCCAAGAACATGGCCACCCACGGCTGCATCGACGACTTCGAGGTCCCGAAGTTCGTGATGCGCGACAGCTGTGTCGTCGGCGACCCGAAGGGCTCGAAGACGCTTGTCCTCATGGGGGACTCCCACGCCTGGCAGTGGAACGACGTCTACGACACGATCGGCAAGGAACTCGATGTACGCGTGGTGACCATGGCGAAGGGTGGCTGCTCGCCGCAGATCTACCGCATCTTCAACCCTCAGCTGAAGCGCGAATACACCGAGTGCGACAGCTGGCGCGAGTCGGCCTTCGCGGAGCTCGAGAAGATCCGTCCGGATGTCGTCGTCATCGCCGACCGAGCACGCGGTGAGGCGAAGCGGGACGGTGCCGAGGCCTCGTTCAAGGTGCTCAAGAAGACCGGCGCCACGCTCGTCTACATGACGGACACCCCGGAGCCCGGGCAGAACATCCCCGACTGCCTCGCCACGCACATCGACAACACCACCCTCTGCAACCGCAAGGAGTGGCAGGCGCTGGAGTACACGGACGTCCGCGCCATGGAGCGGGAAGTGGCCGAGAAGTACGGCGCGGACATCATCGACACGGCACCCGCGTTCTGCGCCGTGGACGTGTGCCCGGCGGTCATCGGCGACCAGGTCGTCTATTTCGACAACAGCCACATCACGGCGTCGTACTCGAAGACCCTGAAGCCCTTCCTCCAGCCGGCCCTGGAGAAGATCCTGGACGAGGCATAG